The Halomonas denitrificans DNA window AAACTCGGCTGGAACCTGGGCCACAACGATTTCGCCAGCGACGGCCGGTCCACGCTGTACATGGGCATCCACGTCAGCCTGACGGGCGTGCGCGGCCTGATCGCGCCGATCGTCGGGGTCGCCATCTACCAGGCGCTCGAGCGCGTCGGCCCCGGCAACGGGCGCTTCGTGCTGATCTTTCCGGCGCTGCTGACGCTGGCCGGCGCCGTCACCTTCGTCGTGCTCGCGCGAAAGCGACGGATCGAACAGAACCTCGAACAGGACACGACCGCATGAGCCATACCCTGGCCTGGATTCCCCTGGCGCTCGCTGCCAGCGCGGCAAGCGCCGCCCCGACGCCCGAAGGCACCGACGAACTCGAACCGCTCGAGGTCACCGGACGCGACCTGCGCGCCGAGGATCCCCGCGCGGTCGCCGAACTCGACCGCGAGCGCCTGGCGCCGATCGCCGTGACCCACCCCTCGGAGCTGTTCGCCCGCATCCCCGGCGCCTGGGTCACGCGCGGCAGCGGCCAGGAACATCTCACCGCGATCCGCTCGCCGCTGCTGACCGGCGCGGGCGGCTGCGGCGCCCTGCTCTACCTCGAAGCCGGTGTACCGATCCGCCCGCCCGGCTTCTGCAACGTCAACAACCTGTTCGAGGTCGACCTGGCCCTGGCCTCGGGCGTGCGCGTCCAGCGCGGTCCGGGCGGCCTGGGCCATGCCTCCGGCGGCCTGCACGGCGTGATCGACGTCCGCCCGCGCGACCCCTGGCTGGACCCGGTCGACGCGGCGTGGATCGAGTACGGCAGCGACGACTACCGGGAGATCGGCGCGCGGCTGACCGGCACCGGCGAGCGCGCTGCCCTCGGGATCGATGCGCGCTACACGCGGGCCGGCAGCTTCCGCGTCGACGAGGGCTACGAGCACGGTTTCCTGGCCGCCCACCACCGCTTCCGCCTCGGCGAGGCCGACGGCTCCACGCTGCTCAGCCTGGTCCAGCTCGACCAGGACACGGCCGGATTCATCACTGGCTTCGAGGCCTACCGGGATGCGCAGCGCCGCGACGACAACGACAACCCGGAAGCCTTCCGCCGGGCCAGCGCCGCGCGGCTGGTCAGCCGCCTGGCCTGGCTCGATCGCGACGGCGGCGAGCATCGCCTCGCCGCGTTCGCCCGGCGATCGCGCATGAACTTCCTGCAGCACTTCCTGCCGGGCAAGCCGCTGGAGAAGAACGGCCAGGTCTCGGCCGGCGTGCAGTACGACCGGACGCGCCCGCTGGGCGACTGGACCCTCGAGTGGGGGCTGGACGCGGAGGTCTTCGACGGCTTCCTGTTCGAAGTGCAGGAGCAGCCTGCCGAGGGATCGCCGTTCCTGGTCGCGACGCGCCCGGTCGGCGTCCACTACGACTACGACGTGTTCGGCCTGCGCGCCGGCGGCTACCTGGCCGTGGCGCGAGCCTTCGGCGAACGGTGGACGGTTCGCGCCGGTGTCCACGCCGACCGGATTCGCTACGACTACGAGACCGCCCTGGCGCCGGGCAACCTGGACGACCGCGGCGAGCCCTGCGGCTTCGGGGGCTGCCTGTTCACCCGGCCCGCCGATCGCACGGACACGTTCAACGAGTTCGCGCCCGAGTTCACCGTGACCCGCCGCTTCGATCGCGCCCGGGGCCCGCTTCGCGATGGCCGCGCGTGGCTGCGCCTGGCCCGGGGCTACCGGGCGCCCCAGGCCACGGAGTTGTACCGCCTGCAGCGCGGCCAGCAGGTCGCCGACCTCGATTCGGAGACGCTGGACGCCATCGAACTCGGCGCGTCGGGACGCGCCTGGGCCGACTGGCAGGTGATCGGGTTCGCGCAGCGCAAGCGCAACTTCATCTTCCGCGACGGCGAGGGATTCAACGTGTCCGAGGGCCGCACCCGGGCCCTGGGCGTGGAATTCGATGTCGAGAAGCGGCTGGCACCCGGCCTGGTGGCCGGGCTGCGCGGCACCTGGGCCCGGCACCGCTGGGACTTCGACCGGGAACTGCGCGGCGAAGCCATCGTCACCGGGAACACGATCGCCTCGGCGCCGGAACGGCTGGCCAGCGCGGACCTGACCTGGCGCCCGGACCCGCGCTGGAGCCTGCAGCTGGCGGCCGAATCCACCGGCCGCTACTACCTCGACGAAGCCAACAGCCGCCGCTACGGGGGCCATCTGCTCGTCCACGGGTTCGCCGGCTACCGCGATCCGTCGGGCTGGTCGGTGGAGGTCAAGCTGCGCAACCTCGGCGGCGAGCGCTACGCGGAGCGCGCCGACTTCGCCTTCGGCAACTACCGCTACTTCCCCGGACCCGGGAGAAGCGTGTTCGTGCAGTTGGGCTGGA harbors:
- a CDS encoding TonB-dependent receptor; the encoded protein is MSHTLAWIPLALAASAASAAPTPEGTDELEPLEVTGRDLRAEDPRAVAELDRERLAPIAVTHPSELFARIPGAWVTRGSGQEHLTAIRSPLLTGAGGCGALLYLEAGVPIRPPGFCNVNNLFEVDLALASGVRVQRGPGGLGHASGGLHGVIDVRPRDPWLDPVDAAWIEYGSDDYREIGARLTGTGERAALGIDARYTRAGSFRVDEGYEHGFLAAHHRFRLGEADGSTLLSLVQLDQDTAGFITGFEAYRDAQRRDDNDNPEAFRRASAARLVSRLAWLDRDGGEHRLAAFARRSRMNFLQHFLPGKPLEKNGQVSAGVQYDRTRPLGDWTLEWGLDAEVFDGFLFEVQEQPAEGSPFLVATRPVGVHYDYDVFGLRAGGYLAVARAFGERWTVRAGVHADRIRYDYETALAPGNLDDRGEPCGFGGCLFTRPADRTDTFNEFAPEFTVTRRFDRARGPLRDGRAWLRLARGYRAPQATELYRLQRGQQVADLDSETLDAIELGASGRAWADWQVIGFAQRKRNFIFRDGEGFNVSEGRTRALGVEFDVEKRLAPGLVAGLRGTWARHRWDFDRELRGEAIVTGNTIASAPERLASADLTWRPDPRWSLQLAAESTGRYYLDEANSRRYGGHLLVHGFAGYRDPSGWSVEVKLRNLGGERYAERADFAFGNYRYFPGPGRSVFVQLGWRDRP